The following coding sequences are from one Cygnus olor isolate bCygOlo1 chromosome 2, bCygOlo1.pri.v2, whole genome shotgun sequence window:
- the POLR2K gene encoding DNA-directed RNA polymerases I, II, and III subunit RPABC4 isoform X2 has product MDSQKDVQPPKQQPMIYICGECHTENEIKARDPIRCRECGYRIMYKKRTKRLVVFDAR; this is encoded by the exons ATGGATTCACAGAAGGATGTTCAGCctccaaagcagcagccaaTGATTTACATTTGTGGAG AATgtcatacagaaaatgaaataaaggcaAGAGATCCCATCAGATGCCGCGAATGCGGGTACAGAATAATGTACaagaaaaggacaaagagaT TGGTGGTTTTTGATGCCCGGTGA
- the POLR2K gene encoding DNA-directed RNA polymerases I, II, and III subunit RPABC4 isoform X1 has translation MRLFLPQNMDSQKDVQPPKQQPMIYICGECHTENEIKARDPIRCRECGYRIMYKKRTKRLVVFDAR, from the exons ATGCGTTTGTTTCTCCCGCAG aaTATGGATTCACAGAAGGATGTTCAGCctccaaagcagcagccaaTGATTTACATTTGTGGAG AATgtcatacagaaaatgaaataaaggcaAGAGATCCCATCAGATGCCGCGAATGCGGGTACAGAATAATGTACaagaaaaggacaaagagaT TGGTGGTTTTTGATGCCCGGTGA